CGAGCGGGCGATATAACCTTCTTTTTCCAGAATTTTCAAACAGGTGCCGACGGCCATGTCCGGGACTTTGTCCGACAAATTTTCCATCAGCTCGGCATAAGTCGTAAAAATCCGGTCGGTTTCATAGTTAGTCAAAACTTCGTAAATTTCCAGAACTGTTTCCGGCGCCGGGTTATCGCCCTTGATAAAAAATTCCCGCAAGAACCGATCCTTGGGCGCAAAAAATAAAAGACAAAGCGAAGGCGCGCCATCGCGACCGGCCCGGCCGGCCTCCTGATAATAGGCCTCGATCGTCCCCGGCATATCGTGATGAATCACGAAGCGCACGTCTTTTTTATCAATCCCTAAGCCGAAAGCGTTGGTGGCAACGATTATTTTAGTTTTGCCTTTCAGAAAATTTTCCTGCGTCCAAGAACGGCTTTCCGGATCCATCCCGGCGTGATAAAAAACCGCTTCCAAACCGCGCTCTAGTAATACGTCGGTAACTTCTTCAGCTTTGGCGCGCGTGCCGGTGTAAATTATCCCACAGCCTTCGACGCTTTCGGCCGCGTCAGCGATCAGCGATAATTTTTGCGCGTCCGGCGCTTTGATCACGCCGAATTGCAGATTCGGCCGGGTAAAGCCGGTGATTATTTTTTTCACCCCAGTCATATTTAGCTGCTTCACAATATCCTCTTTTACTTCAGGTGTAGCTGTAGCTGTAAGCGCAACTATGGGAGGGTGACCGCAAAGTTCGATCGCTCTGCCCAATCTCATATAGCTGGGCCGGAAATCATGACCCCATTGCGAAATGCAATGCGCTTCGTCCACTGCGAATAATTTCACTTTCAACTGAGCAAGCTGTGAAACAAATTCATCATTATAAAATCTTTCCGGTGCGATATATAAAAGTTTATAAAATTCTTTTTTGACCAACTCCAACCTCTCTTTGGCCTCGTCGGGCGAGATCGAAGAATTGATGAAAGTCGCGGGCACGCCGATCTTATTCATCGAATCAACCTGATCTTTCATCAAGGCGATCAGCGGCGAAACCACGATTGCCACGCCGTCCAATACCAAAGCCGGCAATTGAAAAATCAAAGACTTGCCGCCGCCGGTCGGCATCACGACTAAAACGTCTTTGCCGTCCAAGATGGCGTCGATCGCTTCTTCCTGCCCGGGCCTAAATTTATCAAAACCATAATGGATTTTGAGCAATTCGACCGCCTGCTTCTTTTTTTGACTGGCTCCGGCAGAGTCTCGCGTAGCGGACTCTGCCGTTAAATTCGTATTTTCGGTATTCATCTAATTCATCTTATAAAAAATACCGGCTATGCGCAAGCCGGGAAATGTTTCATAAAAATAAGTGGTTCTTGTTTTGTCATCCTGCCTGCCCGGCCAGGGAGCGCGTCGCGAAGGATCTATTACACGCGAAGCGCGAACATCGTTGACAAAAATTTTTATCGTATTGATATGGGCCTCATGAGTAATAGATCCTTCACTCCGCTCCGCTGCGTTCAGGATGACAAAAAATTTTTGCCAATTTTAACTTTTCCGCTCTGGATAATTTCTTAATTT
Above is a window of Patescibacteria group bacterium DNA encoding:
- a CDS encoding RecQ family ATP-dependent DNA helicase, with the protein product MNTENTNLTAESATRDSAGASQKKKQAVELLKIHYGFDKFRPGQEEAIDAILDGKDVLVVMPTGGGKSLIFQLPALVLDGVAIVVSPLIALMKDQVDSMNKIGVPATFINSSISPDEAKERLELVKKEFYKLLYIAPERFYNDEFVSQLAQLKVKLFAVDEAHCISQWGHDFRPSYMRLGRAIELCGHPPIVALTATATPEVKEDIVKQLNMTGVKKIITGFTRPNLQFGVIKAPDAQKLSLIADAAESVEGCGIIYTGTRAKAEEVTDVLLERGLEAVFYHAGMDPESRSWTQENFLKGKTKIIVATNAFGLGIDKKDVRFVIHHDMPGTIEAYYQEAGRAGRDGAPSLCLLFFAPKDRFLREFFIKGDNPAPETVLEIYEVLTNYETDRIFTTYAELMENLSDKVPDMAVGTCLKILEKEGYIARSSEKTSPAFLRMINNHQTTLDFVSKQAKKQVEILNKLNARFATELFEGWEFDLDEVAGTIEVGREALVRSINAWKKAELVEYNPPKRGTEIQILKRVPRSEVKIDFSAMREKAARAYSKLDEMEDYVYHFSCRPEYILNYFGEYDVEHCGKCDNCLGGASDVTHPVSRGASHPSPEGNRYARKDFKKVPSREGWRDVSERRGVLKVDFGEIKVEKKTLNTKLTQLETLELFNKNYNPAGIAGARGFTVETIYNHLVFLIEKGLIKDIDKLVSSKKQDKIFAAIKKVGFEKLTPIKDELGDDYSWEEIKIARAKFKQVSGNK